From Herpetosiphon gulosus, a single genomic window includes:
- the lspA gene encoding signal peptidase II: MKLTKRYLSLGMMVLAILALDRWVKWWALDTLTPLGNPGREPIPGILRLVYVENRGVAFGFLQNNSLLLGIMALGVIAFMLIRSRTWFGEAGLLGQIAVAAIIAGGLGNIIDRFAYGFVVDMLHLIPLPIFQVFNIADMAISFGAVGLFITLWREDAAKRRNEQPA, translated from the coding sequence ATGAAACTAACCAAACGATATCTAAGCCTTGGAATGATGGTTTTGGCGATTTTGGCGCTTGATCGCTGGGTCAAATGGTGGGCGCTCGACACGCTTACACCGTTGGGCAACCCAGGTCGTGAGCCAATTCCTGGCATTTTACGGCTGGTCTATGTTGAAAACCGCGGTGTGGCGTTTGGCTTTTTGCAAAATAACTCGCTGCTGCTTGGCATCATGGCGCTGGGCGTAATTGCGTTTATGCTGATTCGTTCGCGCACCTGGTTTGGTGAAGCTGGCTTGCTTGGCCAAATTGCGGTAGCGGCGATTATTGCTGGTGGTTTGGGCAATATTATCGATCGCTTTGCTTATGGCTTTGTGGTCGATATGCTGCACCTGATTCCGTTGCCAATTTTCCAAGTGTTTAATATTGCCGATATGGCAATTTCGTTTGGGGCAGTTGGCTTGTTTATCACCCTTTGGCGCGAAGATGCGGCCAAACGGCGCAACGAACAACCTGCCTAG
- the map gene encoding type I methionyl aminopeptidase — protein MAIRIYNQSQINEMRKAGQLVAQAHAMLREYVVAGAVLLELDQRVEQFLRDHGATPSFKGHGGFPASTCISVNDVVCHGIPDKSRLSNGDIVSIDIGACLDGWHGDSCVTYAVGKLDSQSAKLMKVTEEAMWRGIAQARAGKTIGDIGAAMQEYTESQGFSVVREYTGHGIGRKMHETPPDVFNFGEWGKGLKLRAGMTLTIEPIVNIGSARTRLLRDGWTAKTADGSRSAQFEHQLAITTGDPEILTKL, from the coding sequence ATGGCAATCAGAATCTACAATCAATCGCAAATTAATGAAATGCGCAAAGCCGGCCAATTGGTTGCCCAAGCCCATGCGATGTTGCGCGAATATGTGGTGGCTGGAGCCGTCTTGCTGGAGCTTGATCAGCGGGTCGAGCAATTTTTGCGTGATCACGGGGCAACGCCATCATTCAAAGGCCATGGCGGGTTTCCAGCTTCAACCTGTATCTCGGTCAACGATGTGGTCTGCCATGGCATTCCCGATAAATCACGGCTCAGCAATGGCGATATCGTTTCAATCGATATTGGGGCATGTTTAGATGGCTGGCATGGCGATTCGTGTGTAACTTACGCGGTGGGGAAGCTCGATTCGCAAAGCGCCAAGTTGATGAAGGTGACTGAGGAAGCGATGTGGCGTGGAATCGCCCAAGCCCGCGCAGGTAAAACCATCGGCGATATTGGCGCGGCAATGCAAGAATACACCGAAAGCCAAGGTTTTTCGGTGGTGCGCGAATACACAGGCCACGGCATTGGCCGCAAAATGCATGAAACGCCACCCGATGTTTTTAATTTTGGCGAGTGGGGCAAAGGGCTAAAACTGCGGGCAGGCATGACCCTCACAATCGAACCAATTGTCAACATTGGCTCAGCCCGCACCCGCTTGCTGCGCGATGGCTGGACAGCCAAAACCGCCGATGGCTCACGTTCGGCCCAATTTGAACATCAACTAGCGATTACCACTGGTGATCCGGAAATTTTAACTAAATTATGA